The following DNA comes from Camelina sativa cultivar DH55 chromosome 14, Cs, whole genome shotgun sequence.
GATAAAGAAAGGGCAGAAGCTCAAGTTCTAGAACCTAATGGCTTCAGCTTCGACGGGGCTGATGCTCCTGGTGTGGATTATGCTCTCAATAGGTAAACTACCAAAATCTAAACTAACACTCTCTTTGATTCGAGCATTATCAAACAGGTGTTTCTTGTGTGTTTGCAGGGCGATATCGGCGTGGTACGATGGTAGAGAATGGTTCAACTCGTTGTGCAAGACGGTGATGGAACAAGACTGGTCATGGAACCGTCCTGCACTTGAGTATCTTGAGCTCTATCACTCCGCACGCaagtgagacaaaaaaaacaaaaaggaaactttaTGATCAAATACTCTTTGTATGTACAGATATTAGCTAATAAGATCTGAGTTtgatcctttcttcttcttttacattCCCATTGCCATTAAATGAACGTTTAGGACTATGGATGGATTCTTGCATCCTgctttgtaattttattatacaCACACACTGAttatatttctcaaaatttacaTACTCCTAAACCCGAACCGGTTCAAAGTGCAATACAACCCGGTACTTGATCTGCAGCTGCAGTTATCATTATTAGTAAGTGGCTAAAGAAATCAtcagttttggtattttgatatACAACTCCAAAATCTATAATTAGAAACGTCATTATTGTATTTTCCAAACGTTACCCATTTCTtaagttataaaataaagtgaaaCAACAGgtgtatgttttgttctttcttcatgcggagagagagagtgtgagagtGCATAAAAGAACTGTAAAATAGACccaccaagaaaagaaaacaaaaaaagcttgaatctttttgactccaaattaaacaaatctttgattttgcattgaccctttctttcttttttttttttttttggctttcacGGATTTTGAATCCACAAGAAGCCAACTCCTAATGTCTTTGAAGAACAGAGGAGATTACTATTTTACTCCAAGAAATGTAATTTATAGAAACTCTGTATTTCTCTTGTGCCTCGCAAGTTTTTGCCTTGGAATGTTCTTCACTAACAGGTAAATCTATTACTACATGATTGTGTTTGAATTTTGGGTATCTCACTGTTCATGTCTGATTctagcttttttcttcttcgtcttctggaATTTTAATCATTTGGGTATTTTCTAATTTGTTACTACTAATTTCATCTTCTTGGGACtaaaatcttcttttgtttctcttaattAAGTAGATTTTTGAAGCTTAGAGTTTTGTCGGTGAAGAGACATGCTTTTTAAGCTTTGAGTTTTGTCGGTCTATCTGTATCCCTTGTAGCTTTTGTgaagaattaagaaaacaaaactatatcttGGGCTGATTTGATCAGATGGTGTCACGTTGTAACTGTATCTCTTTGTTGCAAAACTATGTATCACTACGAAATATGTTGACTTGATCTGCATTTTAgttctgttttgtgtttcttttttatcttgTGGAGTTAAAGATTTGTGCTTGATTATGGGATAATGATCATCATTATATCAGGATGTGGAATGTACCTGGAGCTAGAGGCATATCAAGACTATCCAAACTAAGCTTAAGTTCCAGTAATTGTTATAGAAAGAATGTAAGATTTTTACGGTTTTGCATCATCAATCACCTGGCAATTTCGATGATACACTgtttaatcttgtgttcttAGCAGGTTTTGGACTATGATAACAACACTATCGGGTAAAACATTTGGAAACTTTACCAGATGTATTAATGAACAATTGTTATAGTATATTTGTTTAggtgatgatgaatgtaaaTATGCAGGATCTTAGATAAATCCATATCAAATTTAGAGATGAAGTTAGTAGCTGCTAGAGCCGAACGCGAGTCACTGTCCGGGAATTTCAACATTTCCAATGAAGCCAAGAAAAGAAAGTACTTCATGGTTATCGGTATTAACACGGCCTTTAGTAGTCGTAAGAGACGTGACTCGGTCCGGTCAACATGGATGCCACAAGGTAAGGAGGCTGTTTctggtttcttgatttcttgtgtAAATTAACCATAAACTGTAACTTTTTTCGGTTTATAAACTATCATTCAGGAGAGAAGCTTAAGaaacttgaagaagagaaaggcaTCATTGTTCGCTTTGTTATAGGACACAGGTACAACAAAGAAGTCATGTTCTGTAGTGAAAAACATAAAAGCAATTATACCGACATTTTTATGTATTCTTGGAAATGTTCTGATTGCAGTGTGTTGTCTCGTGGAATTCTTGATAAAGCTATTGAAGCAGAAGAGAAAATACATGGAGATTTCTTGAGACTGGTATTATGAACTTGTGCGAGATGATTACaaacttttgtgtgtgttttgctaCTTTTATTCAACAATTTAAGATAAACAAAACAGGAACATATTGAGGGTTACATGGAGTTATCCGCCAAGACAAAGACGTTTTTCGCTACCGCTGTTTCCTTGTGGGATTCTGAATTCTACATTAAAGTTGATGATGACGTTCATGTAAATCTTggtaataaaaatatcaaacttaTTTCACTTTTTATCTTATATCAATCATCCATTTTGTATTGAAGccttgatctgttttttttttttttttttNACTTTATCCACACAGAGAAACAAGCCTCGGGTTTATGTTGGTTGCATGAAGTCCGGCCCCGTCCTAGCCAGAaagtaagttaaaaaaaaactacctaTATATACCTTCTAAGGTGAGCATTTGTATAGGTACTTAAGCAGCGTAAAAACAGCAAATCTTTCcggaattttttatatttgtggcTAAAAAAACAGGAGTGTGAAGTACCATGAACCGGAGTATTGGAAGTTTGGAGAGGTAGGGAACAAGTATTTCCGCCATGCCACGGGACAGTTTTACGCCATATCTAAAGATCTAGCTACTTACATATTGATAAAccagtaagttttttttttcctaacatgGTATTAGCGGTTAAATGCAAACCAAATCTAAAGATCTCATTTTCTTACGTTGGAATAAGGGATTTACTGCACAAGTATGCGAATGAGGATGTTTCGTTGGGATCTTGGTTCATCGGACTGAATGTAGAACATGTTGATGAGAAAAAACTCTGTTGCAGTACTTCTCCTCATGGTAAAAGACCTTAACATTAATCctggtttgatttggtttggtttggtttagtccATAGATGTTACCGGTCTTACTATAAGTTGATTTACAACAGAATTTAGGattctcatgtaaaattttatcattatatttaCATGATAgacttttttattaatcaaaacttCTATGGTTTTTGAAAACGCAGATTGTGAACTAAAAGCAGTGATGGGCAGTGTTTGTGCTGCGTCGTTTGACTGGAAATGCAGCGGAATCTGTCGGTCGGCCGAGAGGATGGCAGACGTTCACGAACGTTGTGGGGAACCTCAAAATGCGTTATGGACGTTAACTtcctgaaaacaaaatttcttaatGGGTAAACTTgctaatattaattaagttgGAGTTTATAATTCCAGTAAGCTAattttttgaaggaaaaaaaaaaggagtgaaAATAATTCAAGactatactattttttttatttttgggtggGGGTGGGGTTATACAGTTAGTAGGGTTTTggtcagaaaataaataaatggtatGCAAAAAATAGTTAGTGAAGTAGTTTAATGAGAGACAAAGAAATAATGTGTTGGTCACATTTGGTTTGTCCTATGACAGACAGAGAGTCCTTATTGTTGTGCTTTTCTATTAAATTCCACATGTCCTTTTGTTTTTGCATCCTCATTAAATCGTTATTGGACTCCTTTTGTGCTTTTCTAAATCATATTTTGTGTTGATAATGGCTTGGTATAAGAAGGCTCAAAACTCCTAAGTTTTTCTATTCGATtcgatttattttatatttaatttcgATCAGATTtctggcttttttttttgaagtcatGAAATCAGATTTTCACATTTTCAATACGACTCTCTTGTTTTGTTCACGTAGTTTGTAATTCTCCTATTCTCTAATGTTTAATTGACATCGTCGGGGAAACAAGAAAAGGACATGTTTATTTTTCACTAAACTAGAAATAATATAATACAGTATGTGTTGTTTGTCTCACAAACATACTTCCGGAAATGTGGAACGATTTTATGGAAATTCTTGGATTTTAACATTATTGAGAGACCAAGTCCAGAAGACAGACTTCCTAGTTTTCGTGAGATTAACAACAAGAAGCATATACACACATTTATTTAAGACAAAAAGGTACAGATAATTACAAAGTAAATACTTATTGTATTTTGAAATATCATCATGATACtaaaaaacgatttttttttacattttagcTAGTACATTTACTCTCTTAGCATGTTACgatatattttttactaataattCCTTAAATACTTCCTAAAAATAGAAGTGCAAATCGCAGTTGTACTTGGATTTTGGGTTGTGTGTTGCTTGTTCCTTCGAAGCCTGTAGagtaaaaaacataatattttttaaaatagtgatTCAAAGGAATATTATTCAGAAatgaaaccaataaaaaaataatgatacatACCTTTAAGGTTAGGGTTCGGGATATGATAAACCATCTTTGCGATTTTGGTTAACCGCGTGATATTGGCACGGCTCAATCGAACAACACCGATCTCCATAAGTTAAGAGGACGACTATTTGATTGAACCGCACTAATATCTCGCGTTACCTCTCATAAAACCACTCTCGTTCGATTGTTAACTCCAGTTAGCTCCagaaaaccaagaaacaaaacaaaaaagtaacaataGCTAGTTATGAGTATGGACACTAAAAAATGTTAACTTACCGGAGAGAACCATTGGGATCCTTGAGAAACTCTTACCGTATGATAATCTCAGAGACGTCAAAAACCAATTAATagttagaagaagaaacaaagaagagaaatagaATTGCGGCTATTAGCAAAGTTCATGGGTGTGcatagtgaagaagaagatataaataCGAAGATGGTTGAAAAGNatattttttaaaatagtgatTCAAAGGAATATTATTCAGAAatgaaaccaataaaaaaataatgatacatACCTTTAAGGTTAGGGTTCGGGATATGATAAACCATCTTTGCGATTTTGGTTAACCGCGTGATATTGGCACGGCTCAATCGAACAACACCGATCTCCATAAGTTAAGAGGACGACTATTTGATTGAACCGCACTAATATCTCGCGTTACCTCTCATAAAACCACTCTCGTTCGATTGTTAACTCCAGTTAGCTCCagaaaaccaagaaacaaaacaaaaaagtaacaataGCTAGTTATGAGTATGGACACTAAAAAATGTTAACTTACCGGAGAGAACCATTGGGATCCTTGAGAAACTCTTACCGTATGATAATCTCAGAGACGTCAAAAACCAATTAATagttagaagaagaaacaaagaagagaaatagaATTGCGGCTATTAGCAAAGTTCATGGGTGTGcatagtgaagaagaagatataaataCGAAGATGGTTGAAAAGAGAGGCAAGGCAAGCGACAAGCATTAAATTAGACCAACAACCCCATACCAAAAAGGAGGTTggtttattaaatttgaatttgttttctatataaaaaaaactctttttcaaaagataatactgatatttgtttatatataatcgATGATATCAATAATTAGCAAATATAATCTCAAATGAATTTTGAAGAAcaagtttttgcttttgttgttttcttgaagAACTTCGGATAGTTATGTATTTGTTTCCGATGTTTAcaccttctttgttttttttatagggtttttgtATATTGGTAacttggtgtgtgtgtgtgtgtgttatatGGTAGATAACGACGATTAATCAAAGGAACAAGCGAACAAGGTTCCCACGAGCTTTCAATTTAGTATTTATGAGGTTTGTAAGAGAGAGCAAGCATGTTGGTGGGGTTGTGCCACTCCCAATATACATTTGAATTTCGAAATTAATATGGCTCAACTTTCCAAATATTCTCCCTCcctatttatttcttttcttgttaAGTTACTATCATTTCTTTAATATATccttaaaaaaatgtaaagatatgTTTTATGTACctattagaaaaacataaaacatatgaATCGTcgtctttcaaaaaaaaaatcatgaaagtGATCTTATACCGGAGTCTGTTTCTCATGTCTCAAAACTTATTTCTAAATATTCGTTTTGCCAACTTTTACATCTCCAAAGTTTTTAATAGATTACAAAGTAAAATGCATACATAGAATAATTGTCCTAATTTTCGATGATTTCCTATCAATAATAGAGTGATCAACTTTATATTTAAGAgttgtttataaattttcattgCAAGATCTTGCAACAAAATATATTCGAAAACTATACTTAAGAAATAATTGACTTTGCTGAAAAGATATCATCTGATACAACCATCTGAACTATAAATTAagagtggtttttttttttccttttgacaACCAAGAGAATGTGTCGAATCCGTAAAGAATTGTAATTTTGTTATGTCATGATACGTGTCTCATTTGTAACACTTAGGTTAACTAATTCACTAATAACAATAATTCGGAACAAGAAGTAGTAGGGATTATAAAGTGACTTTGCGATTCATCAGACAGTATAATTTTGTGAACGTTGATTAAATCTCAAAATCTTCATTCATTCGTGGGATGCACCACTGAAGCTCCAAAATACCATTTTAAGGAATTTAAAAAACTAGTATAGAAGATTGAgacattgtaaaaaaaataaaaaaagaagaatcagaagCACGTTTTATAGTTATGAAGAAATAGAGTCCTTCTTCTTCCGCTGCACAAGATTCTTCATCCAGTTGACACCAATAAATACAACAATCTTGGCTTTATTAAACCCTGCTTTAGTCTTACCGGACTTTTTTCCCGCGACGTCTTTTTTGCTGTTGGCTGTCTCCTCCGTCGTCATCACCCCAATTCCTCCGGTCCCCCATTGATCAGCCCAACTCGGTGCTTCACTCGCCATTTTGTAGTTATCCCAATATCTTATGTgccctatatatataacaaaacatataattaacTGTGATCAAACCATCTATGAATATATAAGCAGAAGTTATGCTACATAACCAAACATATACCTTGACTCTGATTCTTGGAGCTCTTCTtggtaaaaagagaaaaaacaattttagaTGAGCAAAATAAGTGGAAATGTGGAGAAAGACGACTAATAGTGAGTGGATGGGTTGTCAAATCTTGTGTTTCTAATGTAAATGTaactatactatatattttggttGTCGTCTTATCTAAAGTTTTTATTACTTttgatataaaatgtttaaatatgaTTATTTGGGTTGTCGTTGAATGGACTTGCCAACTCAAGTTAGTTCGTTTCCAACTTGCAAAGCAAACGTTGTTTTGGAATCTTTCAACTTtagtttttaaacaaacaaacaaaaccaaaaatgaagCAGAAGAAACGGACAATGATCTAAAAAAACACCTAGCCAACCCTAtgaaagaatgtttttttttttttttttgtttaatcatttTACTCCACAAGACTATAACTTTGTTACGTTCTAGTTTCTACTTAACATCGCCAAGGAAGGAATTTAAAGACTACTTCATATAAACCAATGGTAAGATATGATGATGGAAACAGAGATTATAAAGACAACAAATTGGTGTCAAGGAGCTATTATTCAACAAATCTGTCTTGTCATTAAATATAGTTGGAACAACTGAACGTTCATCcaacctaattaatttataactattGATCAGCGAATAATCTATCGAACTACTTCCACCGTCTAAACAAGATCATCACGAATATTTGTATCCCCTAAATTGTGTAAATGTGGATCATCACCAAAAGTCATGAGTGAtttttacaacaacaacaaaattacatATGATTGTAAATGATCTAGCGCCTAAACTATTGgctcattaaaaatattttgcacATTACTCTTTACTTCAAAACTTATGTATTATGCCAATACTAAACACGAATAATAGCATAAATGGAAATATTATTACAAACCACTAGCTAGGTACATACATGGTCCCAAGATATTTATTTCATTGGAAAACTTACTTTAGCACATCCACATGATAGTTGCATTTTCTTACctacaaaatgaaaaattgcaTGAGACATATTACCCCATTGTTATGAAATGTGATCAAAACATATTAACAAATTTAGTATAGTTACATAATAGATcactaaaatttagaattacCTGAATTATCTGAGTTGCTAGTCCATTTATATCCTGTTGGTATTGTGAATGGATCCACCATTtgctcttcttccttcaaacGCCGCCGTGAGCTCTTGCCGATGGCATTGATGTTAAGTCTCAACCAAGAAGGCGCTGAAAACGATGGACGTGAAGCTGAGATTCTTGTGTCGTCGGATTTTTCGTCATCATCCACGTCGTGTTGGTCTTCCATTGCAGCTGAAAGATGTTTTGAACTTGAGAGCGGTGTGTGGAACTCATCCAACGGCTGAAGAGGCACGAACTTGGTGAATGTCATGACTACCTTCACTGTTGGTATCACCGGTATGGACaactaaaaaagtaaaaaaccaaGAGATGAAAATACAAACTATTATATGTGAAAAGCAATATCTAAACCGGTTTTGGatttattttgttggtttcgCAAAAATCCATAATATAAACCAAACTCTGTTGATctgatcacaaaaaaaaaaaacgatttcaaACTCCACCTTTTTAGGACTTACAGTATAGTATAGATACCGAAACTCAAAACggaaccaaactaaaccaaataaattgGAATACCATTATTAATTAACCAGATAAAATCTGAAATCTGAAAGCAAAAACTAAACCGAAACCGGTACAGTTTATTCCTCCGAATTTGTGATGTTGTCACATCACTTTAAACACCCAACCAATGAAATTACGACACGTCAGATAGAAGGTTCATAAATTTATCATGCAAAAcgctttaaaaataattttgagttACGAcgatagcaaaaaaaaacaacgaaacTAAAAATAACGAGTCATGCCCAAGAATGCCCTTAATTATACCTTGACC
Coding sequences within:
- the LOC104739820 gene encoding probable beta-1,3-galactosyltransferase 1, coding for MSLKNRGDYYFTPRNVIYRNSVFLLCLASFCLGMFFTNRMWNVPGARGISRLSKLSLSSSNCYRKNVLDYDNNTIGILDKSISNLEMKLVAARAERESLSGNFNISNEAKKRKYFMVIGINTAFSSRKRRDSVRSTWMPQGEKLKKLEEEKGIIVRFVIGHSVLSRGILDKAIEAEEKIHGDFLRLEHIEGYMELSAKTKTFFATAVSLWDSEFYIKVDDDVHVNLALICFFFFFXTLSTQRNKPRVYVGCMKSGPVLARKSVKYHEPEYWKFGEVGNKYFRHATGQFYAISKDLATYILINQDLLHKYANEDVSLGSWFIGLNVEHVDEKKLCCSTSPHDCELKAVMGSVCAASFDWKCSGICRSAERMADVHERCGEPQNALWTLTS